The genomic DNA CGTTGACATTTATTTATATGAGTCTTTTGCCAAAACTTATCGTGGTCACGGAACAGATATCGCCTTAGTTGGCGGCCTTTTAGGTATGGAACCAGATGATGAGCAATTAGCCAATTCTTTGGAAATTGCTTATGAACAAGGAATGGAAGTTTGTTTTATTCCTAAAAGTGAAAAAGCAGACCACCCTAATTCCGTTAAAATTGTGGTTTCTTCTGGCGACCGAAAACTATCTGTGACAGGAATTTCAATTGGTGGTGGAAACATTCAAATTTCTGAATTAAATGGCTTCAAATTGTCTTTAAGTATGGGCACGCCAACATTTATCGTTGTTCATCAAGATGTTCCTGGCATGATTGCTAAGGTGACCAACATCCTTTCAGCTAGCGATATCAATATTAGTACAATGACCGTTACCCGAGAATCTAAAGGGGAAAAAGCGATTATGATTATTGAAGTTGATCAAGCCGAAGTCGGTGACATTGTCATGCAATTAGCTGAAATCCCTCATATATATAGCGTTAACTATTTTGACTAAATGAACGTAAAGGAGTAATACGATGTTTTATTCAATTGAAGATTTGGTAGCTCAAGCGAAAGATTACCCTTCTGTGAGCGAATTAATGATTGCAACAGAAATGGCTCATGGCGGGTATTCTCGTGAACGAATTATTGAAACAATGGAAAAAAATCTAGCCGTTATGAAACAATCCGTCGCTGAAGGAATCGCTGGTGTTACCTCAGTAACAGGGCTAACTGGTGGCGATGCAACCCGCTTAAATGATTACATACATTCAGGCAACTTTTTAAGCGGTGAGACCATTTTACAAGCCGTGCGAAATGCGATTGCTGTTAATGAAGTTAATGCAAAAATGGGCTTGATTTGTGCTACACCAACCGCAGGCAGTGCCGGAGTAGTTTCTGGCGTCTTGTTGGCAGTTATTGATCGCTTAAAGTTAACGCATCAGCAACAATTGGATTTTCTATTTACAGCTGGGGCTTTTGGCTTAGTGATTGCCAACAATGCCTCAATCAGTGGTGCCGAAGGTGGTTGTCAAGCTGAAGTCGGCTCTGCTAGTGCAATGGCCAGTGCCGCTTTAGTTGCGGCTTCTGGCGGTACGCCTGATCAATCTGCGCAAGCTGTGGCCATTACGATAAAAAATATGATGGGCCTCATTTGTGATCCTGTTGCGGGACTTGTTGAAGTTCCTTGCGTGAAGCGAAATGCATTAGGTTCTTCTCAAGCCTTCATCTCAGCTGATATGGCTTTAGCGGGGATTCGAAGTGTCATTCCACCAGATGAAGTCATCCACGCAATGTACCAAGTGGGTCGCCAAATGCCACAAATTTTCAAGGAAACAGCTGAAGGCGGTCTTGCGGTGACACCAACTGCACAACGTTTAAGCAAAGAAATTCTAGAGAAACAAAAATAGAAATAACTATAGCAAGAAGCTTACAGAAAAAAACGTCCATTCGTTTTTTCCGTAAGCTTCTTCTTTAATAACTTGTTCCGCCTAAACCAACCACAGCGACAATTCCATTCATGACATCTTTCATCGTTTCACCTACAAATGAAACAGTTCTACCATCAATGCGTTTAATCATTGGTAACATTTCAATACGATCTGCTTGTGCTGTCGTCACACATTGCAATTTTACAGTTGCTGGTGTTTGCAAGGTATATCGGGGTAATTCAGACAACGCAAAGGAAGTTAACACCTGACTTGTAGTCGCTACGATAGCTTCCCGAACTTGTTGCATGGGTCTATTTTTGATTGCATAACGTCCCAGAGATTCTTTGGTGGAAACAAAGGGAACTTTGGACATCATTTTTTCTTGAAAAAGTTGTTCCTCTAAGCCTGATTCACCGATAATTAAACCAACAGGGACACCTAATTCGCTAGCGTAAGCTGCATTAATTGTCGTTTCATTCATCGCTAAGTCGTTTATTTTTAAATCATAAGCAACACTAGCGCTATACCCATGATCCATATTCCCTTTTTGTTTACCAATACCGGCATGATAACCTAAGAAAAAGACTACATCATAGCTACTATCCAAGCCACTCATCATATAATCCATGCGAGGAAAGCCGCTCACTAAGGAAATTCGTTCATCCATTTCTGCCAAGCGCGCATAAGCTAAATTCAATCCACGGCTATGCGAATCGGCAATAGTAATTTCTGTAATTTGTTCATTTTTGGCACTCTGTTGAATCCCTTCAATCAACCAAGCCACATGTTGGTGATATAATTCTCGGAATAAAACGGTGTCTTCTTTTTCCATATCAAATGTCGCAATACCTGCTAATCCTTCAATATCGCATGACACATAAATCTTCATTTGTTCCACTCCTTTGACAATGGCTGAACCAGTGCTTGAATTTTGTCAGCATCTAAATTTTTGATTAATTGAATGACTAATTCTTTCGCCGCTTGGTAATCTTGAAAGTCCACATAGCAATGGGGTGTGTGAGCGTAACGGACAGGAATTCCTACAACAATCGTCGGGGCTCCTTGAACTTGTGTAATCGCCATGCCATTGGTTCCACCACCACTTCGAACAGAAACTTGAACAGGAATTTTGTGTATTTTAGCAATCTCTAGTGCATACTCTTGAAATTCTGGATTCGTAATCATAGAAACATCAAAATAGCGTAACATCGGTCCTTTTCCCATTGCTGATTGAATCATCTCTGGCGTTTCTGCCGTATCATCAGCCGGGCAGCCTTCGAAAACAATAGCTAAATCAGGATTGACTTGCTTTGCGGCAATAAGTGCTCCTCTTTCGCCAACTTCTTCTTGTGCAGTTACTGTCGCAACTAACTTGAATGGAAGTGTCTCTTCTTTCAACTCCTCCATGACATCCACTAAGCAAGCACAGCCAATGCGACAATCAAAAGCTTTTCCTAAAAAAAGATCTGTCTGTTCGTTGTAACAGCACGTCACATCTGGAATGACCGGTGCACCAAGATCGATTTTGTACGTTTCAATTACTTCTTCTTTTGAGGTAGCGCCAATGTCGATCGACAAATCAGCAATGGTTAATGGCCGCTGACGTTCCTCTGGTGTCATAAAATGAGGGGGCCGACTAGTAACTACGCCTGGCAGATAGGTACCTTCCCGG from Enterococcus faecalis includes the following:
- the sdaAB gene encoding L-serine ammonia-lyase, iron-sulfur-dependent subunit beta, translating into MEELRFNSVFDIIGPVMIGPSSSHTAGAARIGKVVRSIFGQQPDSVDIYLYESFAKTYRGHGTDIALVGGLLGMEPDDEQLANSLEIAYEQGMEVCFIPKSEKADHPNSVKIVVSSGDRKLSVTGISIGGGNIQISELNGFKLSLSMGTPTFIVVHQDVPGMIAKVTNILSASDINISTMTVTRESKGEKAIMIIEVDQAEVGDIVMQLAEIPHIYSVNYFD
- the sdaAA gene encoding L-serine ammonia-lyase, iron-sulfur-dependent, subunit alpha, with product MFYSIEDLVAQAKDYPSVSELMIATEMAHGGYSRERIIETMEKNLAVMKQSVAEGIAGVTSVTGLTGGDATRLNDYIHSGNFLSGETILQAVRNAIAVNEVNAKMGLICATPTAGSAGVVSGVLLAVIDRLKLTHQQQLDFLFTAGAFGLVIANNASISGAEGGCQAEVGSASAMASAALVAASGGTPDQSAQAVAITIKNMMGLICDPVAGLVEVPCVKRNALGSSQAFISADMALAGIRSVIPPDEVIHAMYQVGRQMPQIFKETAEGGLAVTPTAQRLSKEILEKQK
- a CDS encoding M55 family metallopeptidase, with amino-acid sequence MKIYVSCDIEGLAGIATFDMEKEDTVLFRELYHQHVAWLIEGIQQSAKNEQITEITIADSHSRGLNLAYARLAEMDERISLVSGFPRMDYMMSGLDSSYDVVFFLGYHAGIGKQKGNMDHGYSASVAYDLKINDLAMNETTINAAYASELGVPVGLIIGESGLEEQLFQEKMMSKVPFVSTKESLGRYAIKNRPMQQVREAIVATTSQVLTSFALSELPRYTLQTPATVKLQCVTTAQADRIEMLPMIKRIDGRTVSFVGETMKDVMNGIVAVVGLGGTSY
- a CDS encoding M42 family metallopeptidase gives rise to the protein MKKSQAVQLIQELSNANGVSGFETEVVRILQHATADFTIQRLDAIKNLYLEKKNNISEGPIVLFDAHSDEVGFMIQAIKENGLLRFLPLGGWVPNTISAQKVRIRNREGTYLPGVVTSRPPHFMTPEERQRPLTIADLSIDIGATSKEEVIETYKIDLGAPVIPDVTCCYNEQTDLFLGKAFDCRIGCACLVDVMEELKEETLPFKLVATVTAQEEVGERGALIAAKQVNPDLAIVFEGCPADDTAETPEMIQSAMGKGPMLRYFDVSMITNPEFQEYALEIAKIHKIPVQVSVRSGGGTNGMAITQVQGAPTIVVGIPVRYAHTPHCYVDFQDYQAAKELVIQLIKNLDADKIQALVQPLSKEWNK